The Methyloferula stellata AR4 genome includes a window with the following:
- a CDS encoding VIT1/CCC1 transporter family protein, whose amino-acid sequence MTTASILPGLKRSLIASAGTIVFGMEDGTVSIFGLIFGVAATTTSSSAVLVAGASGAAAAAVSMMAGAYLDAETSQAELRQNHERRKADLARDPAALAAELPDRLAEAGLTPDLSAALAGAVRDSPEALKAVLFTLQADPEVPLEPREQALWMLLADFLSAAVPIVPFILLPIPQARVVSAVVTLSLLVVLGVGRALIAKRSIARTVAETVSIGIAAALAGVAIGVLINRCFTA is encoded by the coding sequence ATGACGACAGCATCGATTCTGCCGGGGCTGAAGCGTTCGCTCATCGCCTCCGCCGGTACGATCGTTTTCGGCATGGAAGACGGCACCGTCTCCATCTTCGGGCTGATCTTCGGCGTCGCGGCGACGACCACGAGCAGCAGCGCCGTGCTGGTTGCCGGCGCCTCGGGGGCAGCCGCCGCCGCCGTCTCCATGATGGCCGGCGCCTATCTCGATGCCGAGACGAGCCAGGCCGAGCTGAGACAGAACCATGAGCGCCGGAAGGCCGATCTCGCACGCGATCCGGCCGCCCTCGCCGCCGAATTGCCGGACCGGCTGGCAGAGGCTGGCCTGACGCCCGACCTCTCCGCCGCCCTGGCTGGCGCGGTGAGAGACAGCCCGGAAGCGCTGAAAGCCGTGCTTTTCACGCTGCAGGCTGATCCCGAGGTGCCGCTTGAGCCGCGCGAGCAGGCCCTATGGATGCTGCTCGCGGACTTTCTTTCCGCCGCCGTCCCGATCGTGCCCTTTATCCTGCTTCCGATTCCGCAGGCAAGGGTGGTTTCGGCGGTGGTGACCCTTTCTCTGCTGGTCGTACTCGGCGTCGGACGTGCGCTCATCGCAAAACGCAGCATTGCACGGACGGTCGCGGAGACCGTTTCAATCGGCATCGCTGCCGCGCTGGCGGGCGTTGCGATCGGCGTGCTGATCAATCGGTGCTTCACCGCTTAA
- a CDS encoding autotransporter outer membrane beta-barrel domain-containing protein, whose product MKKSLPASVIVRGLPDASGARARRSASACGFRMMLALCGFGAVLLPTSYARAACLPAGSIVTCTGTTTNQDAPNGFGTGAETGITINLQPTAPLPAPVVSGDATGIFIADGTVNIPVSGTVTSPGIGIEATSGTLNLTNSGVVSGTGPVGSGSIGISGGTLNITNAATGTISGGDFGIVGGDNGTIVNAGTISGARAITLGSDNSISNSGTVIAADGGFGSGVGIFALSNNIITNSGKILLGNSDTGIVVVGGHNAITNNGTITDYGAGSAIIGVELGVSSHNHFTNNGSILVGDTSVGVDGSSSAFSTIVNNGTIVTGSATFGVSFGIGAGYQGRVTNNGTITVGNDAFGIVVGGGGNATIVNNGTIIAGDGVLDYSAGIDASFLGQNNVTNNGRITVGANGIGINTGDSNTITNNGTIVAGANGISIGHCICVVSTNNIVNNNGTLDGRIYLDSGGGPGNTFLNAGLITITDTGTPVGANHIIDGTFTQTASGTLALRVNNAAVSDVLSNSGAGTLTATLGGRLGAVVQPGLYANSTTYIGVVSATDPITTQFSQVQAFAAGTTAPLAFFTATATYNPTSVDLTLTRIGFGAVPGETFNERAVGNALNALYSTGLTGNQALFFSDLLQATSAGVLDQLSGEGTSATQQTAFSAAETFLTSMMDQGNFWLSGGTLDTNGTSFTAMNYAPSLAQTPVFKAMPGAAPIFEQHWRAWTAGFDTASSVNADISTGAASSSFRTAGGVAGFDVQVTPDLLLGAAAGGSASNFSVDARATSGRLDGAHVGIYGVARNGPWYAQGALGYANFDTTTTRTVAGVGAAEILNGHFNSNLFNGRFEGGYRQVFGNVAVTPFAAIEFAELWQPGYGETNPTFSAAPLGLFGLSYAARTTSSLPTFLGAQFDARSELPNGWIVSPYLRLSWVHEFEPNRNIAASFIVLPGSDFSVNGPRAAADAARINAGIRLAVAHNISLFASVTGEFSDRSDMYAGKGGLKVYW is encoded by the coding sequence ATGAAGAAGTCTCTGCCGGCAAGCGTCATCGTGCGGGGCTTACCCGACGCGAGCGGGGCGCGGGCGCGTCGGAGTGCAAGCGCATGCGGGTTTCGCATGATGCTCGCGCTATGCGGTTTCGGCGCCGTGCTGCTGCCAACGTCTTATGCGCGAGCCGCTTGCCTGCCGGCCGGCAGCATCGTCACCTGCACCGGCACGACGACTAACCAGGATGCGCCTAACGGTTTTGGCACCGGCGCGGAAACCGGCATCACGATCAATCTTCAGCCGACAGCCCCTCTGCCCGCTCCCGTGGTCAGCGGCGACGCAACGGGCATTTTCATCGCCGATGGCACCGTCAATATTCCGGTCTCCGGAACGGTGACGTCGCCCGGCATCGGCATTGAAGCCACCAGCGGAACCCTCAATCTCACCAATTCCGGCGTTGTCAGCGGGACGGGGCCGGTCGGGTCCGGATCCATCGGCATCTCGGGCGGGACGCTGAACATCACAAATGCCGCCACTGGCACCATATCGGGCGGCGATTTCGGCATTGTCGGCGGCGACAATGGCACAATCGTCAATGCAGGAACCATCAGCGGCGCAAGGGCGATAACGCTCGGCAGCGACAATTCGATTTCCAACAGCGGCACGGTCATAGCCGCAGACGGCGGCTTTGGTTCCGGCGTCGGCATTTTTGCGCTGAGCAACAACATCATCACCAATTCGGGCAAAATCCTGCTGGGGAATTCCGATACGGGCATCGTTGTCGTCGGCGGCCACAACGCGATAACCAATAATGGGACGATCACTGACTATGGGGCCGGCAGCGCAATTATCGGCGTCGAGTTGGGCGTGTCGTCCCATAATCATTTCACCAATAACGGGTCCATTCTCGTCGGCGACACGTCGGTCGGAGTTGACGGCTCGTCAAGTGCGTTCAGCACGATCGTCAATAATGGAACGATCGTCACGGGCTCAGCAACCTTTGGCGTGAGCTTTGGCATCGGCGCCGGTTATCAAGGCCGCGTCACCAATAATGGCACGATTACCGTCGGCAACGACGCGTTTGGAATCGTCGTCGGCGGCGGCGGCAACGCGACGATCGTCAACAATGGGACGATCATCGCTGGCGATGGCGTCCTCGATTACAGTGCTGGCATCGATGCGAGCTTCTTGGGCCAAAATAATGTCACCAATAACGGCCGGATCACGGTCGGCGCCAACGGCATCGGCATCAATACGGGCGATTCGAACACCATCACCAACAATGGCACGATCGTCGCTGGTGCCAATGGCATCAGTATCGGCCATTGCATCTGCGTGGTTTCAACAAACAATATCGTCAACAATAATGGCACGCTTGACGGTCGTATCTATCTCGACAGCGGCGGCGGACCTGGCAACACATTCCTCAACGCGGGCCTCATCACGATTACCGATACGGGCACGCCTGTCGGCGCCAATCACATTATCGATGGCACGTTCACGCAAACCGCGAGCGGCACGCTGGCGCTGCGGGTGAATAATGCCGCGGTGAGCGATGTCCTCTCCAACAGCGGGGCAGGCACGCTGACAGCCACGCTCGGCGGCAGGCTCGGCGCCGTCGTGCAGCCGGGACTCTACGCCAATTCGACGACCTATATCGGCGTGGTGAGCGCGACCGATCCGATCACCACACAATTCAGCCAGGTTCAGGCGTTCGCGGCGGGCACGACCGCGCCCCTGGCATTCTTCACCGCGACCGCGACCTATAATCCGACATCGGTCGACCTTACACTTACCCGTATCGGCTTCGGCGCCGTGCCGGGCGAGACGTTCAACGAACGCGCCGTTGGCAATGCGCTCAACGCGCTCTATTCGACGGGTCTTACCGGCAATCAAGCGCTTTTCTTTTCCGATCTGCTCCAGGCAACATCGGCCGGCGTTCTCGATCAGCTCTCCGGCGAAGGCACCAGCGCGACGCAGCAGACGGCGTTCAGCGCCGCCGAAACGTTTCTGACGTCCATGATGGACCAAGGCAATTTCTGGCTCAGCGGCGGCACGCTCGACACGAACGGCACATCGTTCACGGCGATGAATTATGCGCCGAGCCTCGCGCAAACACCGGTGTTCAAGGCCATGCCCGGCGCGGCGCCCATCTTCGAACAACATTGGCGCGCCTGGACGGCCGGCTTCGACACCGCGTCATCGGTGAACGCCGATATTTCGACCGGAGCCGCGAGTTCGAGCTTTCGCACGGCGGGCGGCGTCGCCGGCTTCGACGTTCAAGTCACCCCGGATTTGCTGCTCGGCGCCGCGGCGGGCGGAAGCGCGTCGAATTTTTCTGTCGACGCCCGTGCGACGAGTGGCAGGCTCGACGGCGCGCATGTAGGCATCTATGGCGTCGCACGAAACGGCCCATGGTACGCCCAAGGTGCGCTCGGCTACGCGAATTTCGACACCACGACCACGCGCACCGTGGCAGGTGTCGGCGCCGCCGAGATCCTGAACGGGCATTTCAACAGCAATCTCTTCAACGGGCGCTTTGAAGGCGGCTATAGACAGGTCTTCGGCAACGTCGCGGTCACACCCTTCGCCGCGATCGAATTCGCCGAACTGTGGCAGCCGGGCTATGGCGAGACCAATCCCACATTCAGCGCGGCGCCGCTCGGCCTATTCGGCCTCAGCTATGCGGCACGAACGACGTCCTCGCTGCCGACATTCCTCGGAGCGCAATTCGACGCGCGTAGCGAGCTGCCAAACGGCTGGATCGTGTCGCCCTATCTGCGGCTCTCATGGGTGCATGAGTTCGAACCCAACCGCAACATCGCCGCTTCTTTCATCGTGCTGCCCGGCAGCGATTTCAGCGTCAACGGTCCGCGTGCGGCAGCCGATGCCGCGCGGATCAACGCCGGAATAAGGCTGGCCGTCGCACATAATATTTCGCTCTTTGCGAGCGTGACCGGCGAGTTCTCCGACCGCAGCGACATGTATGCGGGCAAAGGCGGCCTTAAGGTCTATTGGTAG
- a CDS encoding FkbM family methyltransferase gives MTDSDSALSADGHTADRSSEDIQSPPERRLQRLAAHVAERATAARTWLIARGIQIMCGSSATIDPAGLADIPLISAGLRLAWLRCLRFVGIRQIVSKSGLGYPFVCRIGDLSEHPFYHRRAYQKELELCAAWLRQDGKEAIVYDVGANDGFFSCQLAQMLGRERARLYAFEPVPSTFAGLVTSVQRLRLQDSVHPISAAVMDHLGPTRISYSDQNSLCAQVTPDGLNDRIGDTLAHAAGMTLDKFHSFIGDMPGLLKIDVEGSEPSVLRGAAALLSRQDRPALLFEYNPLTLAERGETPSAFPELLSGYRLHYVDDLERQKFPFGSPVGDLTNIHWICNLFAVPLGAEPEARFAAALAEAQRRIEPRA, from the coding sequence TCGCCGCGCATGTGGCCGAGCGGGCCACCGCGGCCCGGACATGGCTCATCGCGCGCGGCATCCAGATCATGTGCGGGTCCTCGGCGACCATCGATCCGGCGGGCTTAGCGGACATTCCTTTGATCAGCGCCGGACTTCGGCTCGCGTGGCTGAGGTGCCTACGGTTTGTCGGCATCAGGCAGATCGTGAGCAAAAGCGGCCTTGGCTATCCTTTCGTCTGCCGCATCGGCGATCTGTCCGAACATCCTTTTTATCATCGCCGCGCCTATCAAAAGGAGCTGGAGCTCTGTGCCGCTTGGCTACGGCAAGATGGCAAAGAGGCGATCGTCTATGATGTCGGCGCGAATGACGGTTTCTTTTCGTGTCAGCTCGCCCAGATGCTCGGCCGCGAACGGGCAAGGCTCTATGCCTTCGAGCCGGTGCCTTCGACCTTTGCCGGACTCGTGACATCGGTTCAGCGGCTGCGTTTGCAGGACAGCGTCCACCCCATCTCCGCCGCCGTGATGGATCATCTCGGGCCGACCCGGATCAGCTATTCGGACCAAAACTCGCTCTGCGCGCAAGTCACGCCGGACGGCCTCAACGATCGCATCGGCGACACCCTCGCGCATGCGGCGGGCATGACCCTCGACAAGTTTCATTCGTTCATCGGCGACATGCCTGGCTTGCTGAAGATCGACGTCGAAGGCAGCGAGCCTTCCGTCCTGCGCGGTGCGGCCGCCCTGCTCTCGCGCCAGGATCGCCCGGCGCTCCTTTTCGAATATAACCCGCTGACGCTTGCCGAACGCGGCGAGACGCCCTCTGCCTTTCCCGAACTGCTTTCGGGCTACAGGCTGCATTACGTCGACGATCTCGAGCGGCAGAAATTTCCTTTCGGCAGCCCGGTCGGCGATCTCACGAACATTCATTGGATCTGCAATCTGTTTGCCGTACCCCTCGGCGCAGAGCCCGAAGCCCGCTTCGCAGCGGCGCTCGCCGAAGCGCAGAGACGGATAGAGCCCAGGGCGTAA